A region of the Lycium barbarum isolate Lr01 chromosome 1, ASM1917538v2, whole genome shotgun sequence genome:
GTTTCTGGATTAATAAACAATCAGGGTGTTTTCTTAATTGGCAAGTCATTTCTTATCTGCCGATGGCCTATTGCGGTTGTTTGTCCAATCAAGTGATGCCAATTTCTTAGTTATAACATCATTTTTAGTACttttttttattcttctttttagtttatttcatttcttCTTGATATGCTTATGAAGGTTACTATTTAATAAAATCATCTTTTCGTTTTTCTACATTTAATTCTCCTGTAGATGCTTATGATGTTTTATATTTAGTTGGTTGCAGGAAATGTGCAGCCTTATACGTTTATTATTCCTCCAACCTGGAAGCAACTTCGTATAGCTAATATATTATCTGGAAATTATTGCCAACCCAAGTGTGCAGAGCCGTGGGTGGAGGTGAAGTTTGAAAATGAAAAACAGGGTAAAGTTCAAGTGGTGGCTTCTCCTTTGATCCGTCTCACCAACAAACCTAATGCAACTATTGAAGACATTGGGACCCCTGAGAAAGTCATTGCTTCTCTTGGCCCTTTTGTCACAGGAAATACTCTCGATCCAGATGAACTCCTTGAGACTTCTATAGAGAAACGCGGTGATCTAACGGTAACAGTCCTTTTCTTTTTCTCAGCCATTTATCATATTAATAAAGTAATCTTTTCCCCCTTATCTTCATGCCTTAATTCCAACACATAAGGTGATCTAACGGTAACAGTCCTTTTCTTTTTCTCAGCCATTTATCATATTAATAAAGTAATCTTTTCCCCCTTATCTTCATGCCTTAATTCCAACACATAAGGTGACTGGCATGGCTGGCAACCTTGTCTGATGGTTTACTCAAAAGCTATACTGAAACATGGTAGGAAATGAGTCCTGACTAAGTTGCTTAGACGGTAACTTAAAATTTCAGTGGGGAAAATGGCATGAAGAAGATATGCATAGGTTGTATCTGCTGCCCCGACAATATATAACAGCTTGATTTAGCAAATGTTAGGAGCAGCATAGTTATGTTTttcctggaaaaaaaaaattaaaatctgaGTCTACGATAATGGTTTCTCTGTAAGCGCTCTGAATCATGTGCTTATGTGAGGGACGTGATTGTTAGATCTGCTAAAAAAGCACGAGAGACTCCTGTATGTGTTTTCTAAGTATTCCATTGAACAATGTATTTTATATACACTTGGTCTTCCTGTTATCTGCAACCGTTGCTCTTTAAAACTCCTGTTGAAGAGAATGCTTATGTCTTTGTGTTTGCAGTATTACAAGTATGTTCTTGAAACTCCATACGCTCTTACTGGATCGCACAACCTAGCAAAGGCAACGGCTAAGGGAAATACTGTTGTCCTCTGTGTGGTCAGTGCCAGTGACAAACAGTGGGCATCGTCAAAGAAAACTCTAGAGTCTATTCTTGATTCCTTTGAAGTGTAGTTCCTTCCCCTTTTGTGTTAATCTAGATGAATTGTCTTCAATTTCACTGTGTGTTTCCGTATATACAATGCATGGGATGAATGGCTTGAATATGAATTTTGTAACGCAATAAACAAGAATGGTTTCTACCCAATCCGGATTGTATATCGTTCTATTGTATCCCCCCGTTTCAAAGGTATCATATCAAGACGCATTGTATACCCCCCTTTTGACTGTATCATATCAAGACAAATCCACGAGCGGATGCAGTAGTCTTGTGTTGTTTTACTTGATATTTGCAGTTGATTAGAAGAGCGGAGACTAGTAGTAAATGGATTAGCTCAGTTGCAATGTCCCTATATCTTCTTTTGATCTCTGGTGTGCCTTCTAAGAAGAACTGGGATCTCCTTTCTTAATTTCCTTGGTTGATACTTACTTACccacagtggcggatccaggattttcattcagggtattcggaaaaaagaagaagctaaatatacactgtaattttttgccgagggcgttcaaaagttaatatatgcatataaacacaaaaaatttattctatatatacactgtaattttttgccgagggtgttcgggtgaacaccctggcccCAAGTAGATCTGCCCCTGCTTGCCCGACATCTGTGTTCAAAATAAAACTGTCACCCTGTTCACTTTTTCATTAGtaatgttacgggctgccttcgttgtgccttggcgcccataacccctgcgcgcccaggagggccaagcgagtgtcagtcgtgtAGGAGACGGgcgcagatgagtgtcagccgcgcgcaggcagtgtcggccgtgcgcgcaggcagggtcggccgcgcagggagtgtcagccgtgcgcgcaggcagggtcggccgcgcaggcagtgtcagccgtgcgcgggcgacgtgcattgaaaaggggctccgatgggcgagagtcaataagcatctagagatgctctatggcatattataagagtgccaaggaagtttagcaaggatctgggatgagcccatgggccatcggcggacgaggccacgcgcgagcctgagtgtcagtcccgtgcgtttccgagctatggatggaatcttgggatttagggtgagggaacccttcctaggatgtaatggaatgtgcttaccaagtttggcgtcatttgaagatcgttcacctaagggcttgacttagccaaggagcagtgtcagtgattaagctcccgaaggctatatctcgttccacgagtatggggatgagacgaaacttcatggaggagtgaaggaagtcaagagaaagagttagtaACAGACGGCGCCAcatttggagttcggaagagtgagaaaggcccattgtgattccctggcaaaatgatgtccagtgctagaacttgggtttttctttttaaagcatatataaggggggcagaggtgtcacagctcagccagcctcccccgtgcgtgctgtcggccagtcgcaccaagtgagcaaccttgagggaggacctcaagggcctgcctaggcacctcataggagtgtcctaggtatccatacgagttaggggactctatggacgacgtcgtgcctgcgggccgcgttgggcgcacaacatgtgccggaggcttgacgtaggaactgattatgccccgcgggctatCTTTATGAATGTTAAAGACCTCCGTGTCGATTGAatactcgaggcaccactcaagagcctcgtgtattgacttgtgagcttggcttgggttcagccttgcaagcaagggtccgttggcctagacgtgcagtcgtgggatgacgctgcaccacgagggatggaagtaagttgcgagggctatattcgccaatgccatgggacaaccataggcacatgaaagaggaccgcacctgacaaaggccaaggattggaagttgccctactcgggcacgacacaaggcaagtgtcaagcttgaggataggactgtgcgcgcaggagcgacgctcagtgccaggcgagggacgtgcatgtccgcagccaacccaaggggtgcgcatagacgagacccagcgtatgaaatgtgccacaagggtatgatagcaagacaaggctgAAGCCTTGACATCAAACGGGCGGCACAAGGAACGCTAAGCCTCTGAGGCAAAGCTTCATcataggcatggggtcgtgccaagaaaacctgggataaggaaaggctggcttgtagtcaagtgggactacgggcgccgcacgggctatttgtgtgccgctgccgcttaggaggagtcggcCCGTGACAGTAAACATAGGGAAGTCAGTAGTTTTCATGATAATACATTTTGACCAGAAATTTGATCTCTCTTATTGTTACGTAGATTTTGGTTTCTACTTAGCTAAATGTTTCCTCCTCGATGTCATAGTAACAAAAGCAGCAGCATATATTCTCAGCTAATATATAGTAGAGAAACTTACATAAACAACAGCTCCTaacaatatatagctacaaaTTTGCAATATACAAACCGTAGCTACCTTTTATGATTTCGGCTGTATTTCCGCATTtttaaatacagcgaaatacatgtatcataaaaaCAGAGTGGAGTAAATCCATTAAATACACGAAGGAGTTTCGGCTGTATTTTTGTGTTtttaaatacagcgaaatacatgtatcataaaaaTATAGTGGAGTAAATCCTTTAAATACACAAAGAAGTtgtgtatttcattgtatttataTACTAATAATCCTTTTGTTTTGGCTATATTTAAATGTATTCGAGTTCTGATCAGTAAAGCCGCCGCCTGCCGTCGCATCAGTtgactgtatttgaatgtatttacactcaaaaaatgatgaaaatgaagaatACGATCAAATCTGGTCATATATCCGGCGAAAATACAAAATACGCTGTATTTCAATAGGAAGAATAGGATAACACCGGTCGGATCTCTGACGAAATACAAAATACTACTGTATTTACACTCAAAAAAATACAAGCAAAATACACTGTATTTACACACAAAAAAATGAATACATTCAAAATCCATTTAAAAAATACACTGTATTTTGGTGTATTTGATTATTCAAATACACATTTTTCTCCTTCGAAATACAAGCGAATACAAAAAAAATACACTCTATACAAAAAATACAAGCGAAATACATAACATACCACTGTAtttacacacacaaaaaaaaagagaTGAATACATTGTGGCAGAATTGTACCATTAATTCTTGATTTTTTCTTTCGTTTATGAACCAAAACGGAAGGTGAAACCAAAATTTTCACAGATTGCTCGTTTCAGAAACATTGATGAGACACATGACCTTAGTGGTCTGGTGAGTCGAAGGACCATAAAGAGAAAACTTCTAATCTTCCTCTCCGACAAGAGACATTACTTGGCACTGATGCGTCGGATTTGGGCATCATATCTGACCGTCGAATCTCGGATCTCCAGTGGATTTGAGCGTCGGATCTTCGGTGTGAAGGAGAGGAGAGGAGAGAGGTGTTGTTGTCATGGTTTGTCGCTAGAGCTCCGACATTGAGGCGGCGACAGTTGTGTTATTGAATAGGAAgaagagagatttttttttttagggtttggagaagataaaaaaatttaaatgtgtagtgagggagaatagAGAGTTATATGTATTTTGAAAGTTACGGGACTAGTTATGGaatgtaattttggaaaaataaagctacaaaaattaaataaaaaataaggtagttatgattcataaataagtcttagaggtagctatgacaagtaaatttccAACTAAAATGTTGAATATCTAACTGGCACTCTTATTTGTCCCATTTTGATATTCGTCCCTCGTACTCTTAGTGTTTCATATAAGAACTTTAACTTATAGACATTTTTGGTTTGACCAAGTTTTACGATTCCTAATATTTTTTATAATCTTCAAAACACTACTCTTTTAACTTTTATTATCTCTTTATTCAATTTTAATCCTTTTTTTAATGTaaaataaatttatatattttgtaaatatatttGATCATTCTAATAGAAAAATGCTTATCAACATATTTTTATTGAACACACTAAACAAATATATCAATCATTGTAACAAAAAAATGCTTATCAACATATTTTTattgaatacactaaacaaatACATCAATCATTTTAACAAAAAAATATGGAATACACTAACTGTTTATTATTAAGGTTGTGTTCGGTAtgaagaaaaatgttttcctgCAAAATGTGTTCtaggaaaataagtgaatttgtacttattttctcatattcgttTGGGTagcggaaaataagtgaatttcttacttattttctcatgttcgtttggttggtaAAAAACATTTTCAGGAAAATACCCACTCAAGCCCCACAACTCcatcccccaccccaccccacccccaattttcttttgaaatatttaatttttttctaaattttctaaACCACCAacccccacaaccacccacccccacccttaATTTTCTTTTGGAGAGGGTGGTGGAATGTTTGGAAAGGGGGTAGGGGTAGggcaaaaaacccaaaaaaaaaaaaaaatattttttttttcaaaacaaaattaatttttgaggGGAGGTGGAGGTGGAGGTGAGGCAGGGTGGGTGGGGTAGGGGTGGCATGGGGCAAGGGGTGGtgcaaacaacaaaaaaaaattcaaaactttttttttcaaaacaaaattattatttttttgggtgggggtggggggtggggcaGGGGTGGGGTTTGATTGCGGGTGGGgatggtgcaaaaaaccaaaaaaaaattcaatacttttttttcaaaacaaaattaatttttttttggtgggggtggggggtggggcaGGAGTAGGGGTGGGATGGgatggtgcaaaaaaccaaaaaaaaaaaatcaaaacttttttcaaaacaaaattaattttttttttttgccagggGTGGAATGCGCTTATAgatttgttttccctacttttattagggaagtcattttccccatTTTTAAGGAATTAGTTTtcttaaagaaaatatttttcaaaaattttaaccAAGCCTAAAAGTGAATTAtaatactctctctctctctctatatataattTATCAGCTAATTGAAACCGTATTAAAAGCATAAATTTAAAAATTGAGAATATAGTTATCAGTAAAGTGAACAGCCTGCTACTTGTGAGTTGTGACTGAACTTCCATTTCCACTCACCAAAATAGAAAAAGACAAGCAGCACAATAAAAAAGGCGAATATCCGGAGCCACGGGTAGCGGACTTTCCATTCGGAATCTTAGCCGGAGATCAGCAATGTCTACCTCCGGTAAACACGTGTCCTCTTCATCGACAACCAAACCTTTCGATTTCTCCAACGATATGGTCCCGAAGAGAATCGTTGTGTCGCCTGATCAACAACGTTATTGCTTAGAAGCCCTCAAAGTTTTCAAAGACAAGAGGTTTTCTGCTCCTGAAAAAATCAGACAAGAGTTCATGACTTTGCAGGTCCTCTTGAAAAAATTatgctctctttctttttcagtTTTACTGATATTTAATGTTGAACAATTTGATAAAAGAGGAATGGATAGAAAGCATTTATATTTCCAAGTTCAGCTAGTTTGGAATTATGGTGTAGTTGTgcttattactccctccatccatttttacttgtcctgtaTACTGAAAATAgttgtccatttttacttgtcaagtTTGGAAAAAcaagagataatttaccatttcattcctattttgcccttattATTAGTTATTGAGTTGGAAACTTCAAGGAATTGTTAGTGGTTGCACagtatgtttgattgatttcaatCATTAAATGACTGAGTAATAATTaggggtgatatagtaaaattgtcattttatttatAGCTCCTTAAAGGTTGTGCCAAGTCAACACAAAAGTAAAaatggatggagggagtacttactccgtcccaatttaagtgtcttagtttgattgggcatggagtttaagaaataaagagagacttatgaatcttgtagtcttaaattaattatgtgtgtagtcctttaaatcttgtgatcttaaacttgTCATGTAGAATGTTGGGATtgaaaaacttactaaatatagaaagagtttTTAGGACAAGAGGTTCTCTGCTCCCCAAAAAATCCGACAAGAGTTCCTGACTTTGCAGGTCCTCATGCATTAATTATGCTCGTTCGTTCTTTCTTTCTTCATTTTATTGTTATTTAATGTTGGGGAATTGATAAGAGAGGAGGATGCCATGAAAGCTTTAAATGTTGAATTTGGGATGTATCCACATAGAGTGGAATGGATATTAAAGTAGGGAATATTAGGCTCTATGTATactgggagaaaatatttacgccacgtaACCCATATTTTGACTTTGTTACTCGATTTAgctcatatttgtgtataaacaccttttatacaaggttgacacattatgtataatgctttccccaggtataatgttgtataatattgtatattaggCTACGTGGCGTTattttatgttgggctgtatatttttgaaaatttcatcTTCCAAGTTCAACTAGTTTGGGATAATGGTGTAGTTGATTGCTTAATTGATTGAAGTGTGGGTGATTATTTGATGTTTAGTTGGATATTCATGGTTATATTATTGACAAGGGCAAGTCTTTTTATGCTGAGAATGAATTGCTGTTGTCATTGGGCTTCTCatcgtttcttcttctttttttcaccTAATATATGCTTGATtttctcatttttcatgttctttaggAGTGTATTTGGTTcgaatgaaaaatattttcttgaaaaataagagcccgtttggattggcttataagttgcttataagctgttttcagcttttttgagtgtttggctagtcagcttaaagtcattttgtgcttaaaataagctcaaaaaaataattgggcccat
Encoded here:
- the LOC132644023 gene encoding psbP domain-containing protein 6, chloroplastic, with the translated sequence MALKPLSSIFTNSTNPKLTSTKTPHHQSLKQNIAGLSRRDFINVGLSIMPLVISPPPPSIAREVEAGSFLPPSPTDPNFVIFKATPKDTPALRAGNVQPYTFIIPPTWKQLRIANILSGNYCQPKCAEPWVEVKFENEKQGKVQVVASPLIRLTNKPNATIEDIGTPEKVIASLGPFVTGNTLDPDELLETSIEKRGDLTYYKYVLETPYALTGSHNLAKATAKGNTVVLCVVSASDKQWASSKKTLESILDSFEV